In the genome of Leptospira saintgironsiae, the window ATACATTTTAACTTTTGATCGGTAAAGAATAAAGATATAGAGCTATGTCGGACTAAATGATTTAAGATTTATTAATATACGCTGATTTTTCGTTGCCTGCTCGCGGCCTGTTCTTCAATTTTGGAAAGATATGCTTGTTATTTGCTTAGTATCGATATATTAGCTTCAATTGCCAATTTGCTTGAAATTATCGGTTTCTGACTTTGATGAAAGTCCTAAAACTATACGTTATGCTTTCGGGTCTATTTTGAAATAATCCCAATATAATAATAGGTCTGCTGAATTTCTCTATAATGTTAGAATTTCTGATCAAAGCTGATCGATTTGCTTTATGTTTAAATAATATACGCTATTTTTTCTTGCCGTCTCGCAGCCGTTATTTCAATTTTGGGTGGCTATGCTTGTTATTTGCTTAGTGTCTATATTTTGACTTTAATTGCCAATTTGCGCAGAATTTTCGGTATATAGCTTTAATGAAAGTCCTAAAACTATACGTTATGCTTTCGAATCTATTTGCGAAAAGCCAATACATTGCTATTTTATCACTTTTATTAGCGCTATAAGAATTTCTAATTAAAGATTATTGATCCGCTTTGCGTAACAATAATAGACTCCTATTTTTCGAGCCCGTCAATTAACCCGTCATTTCAATTTTGGTAATTTGCATAAGCGAATGATTAGTATGATTTATTTTACCTTGAATTGGCGATTTGATCAATAATATTGAGTACCGACTTTTACGAAAGTCCTAAAACATTGAGATATGCGTCTTTCTTATTGTTGAAATGAGGTTAGAGGATTTGCTTATTATGACTATGGAAGAATTAAATTACAATTATGAACTAATTGAAAAAGAGTTTTGGGAGCAGATGATTGAACCTATTTTGAATCCTATCAAGAAAAAGGTGAAGGAAAGCATATATAAGCAAGACGGAAGGCCAAAGTCGGATGACCGTATGATATTCTCTGCTTTAATTTATAGAGCAATTTTTAAGATCTCATGGAAGAAGATACCGGAGTCCTTTGGAAGTCGTTCTGTAATTCATTCTCGGTTTAAAGTTTGGTCTGAATCGGGGAGGCTATTAAAAGTAAAGAAAGCGGTCTGTGGATTCTATGAAATTGATGGTATAAAATTAGATTGGACTTATCTTGAAGGGAAGCGAGTTAAAACCAGTGTTGATAATGATCCTAAAGGTAAGTCCAAAAAGAAATTATAAGACTTACTTTTTGCGAGACTTCTCTTCTGAGGCAATAGATACGTTTAATAATTCTTTCGGATGCACGCCGAGGGCGGTAGCGATTAGGAAAATGCTTTCGAGATTTGGAGCGTTTACACCCGATTCTATTTTTTGATAAGTCCTAACTCCCATTGCTAACCCTGAGATTGCTTCTTGCGTTAATTTCTTTTCAATTCTCAATTCCTTTATTCTTTTTGAAACCTTTTTCTTGAAAGCGGAATAATCCATTGCTGATTATTCTATTCGATTGCCGTCCTTATGACCACGGATAGAAGAACGCGTATAAAAATACGTGTTGCCAGATCTGTGAAGTCAGCTACTTTTTGACAAAAGCGGAGTGTCGGGAGAGTAGAATGCTCAATAAGCTAATATTTTTTTCTACAGTATGGTTTATACTTTCGTGCAGTACTTTACCAGTTCGTGTCTACGGAGCAATTTCCAAACAAACGGGTTCGGTCGAGGCTTGTGCCAATTACTTAGCTGGAAATTCTAATTCTATAAAGGAAGCTTTGAACGAGTTGTCTGAGGATGACAGATTGCTTATAGAAAAGCAAAACACACCTATTACAATCCAAATCCCAGTGCTAAGCTTTAACCCATACGTGGGAAGGGCTGAATTATATTATTCGAATGGGGATATAGCACATTATATACAAACTGTAGAAAAACAACTTTCTCCCAAAGAGATTATTGAGTGGAAGTGTGCAGAAAGAATTCGTATGGAAATCGACGATAAAATTGGAAACGCCGAAATAATGTACATGCTCAATCCTATGAATTCGATAGCGATTTTAAAGGAAGTGCACGAAGCGACTAGTTATTATTCAAATTTAAGTAAATCCATTATTGGTAAATCAGATCTTCTTAAAAGTTATTTATATCTTCCAGTGATCGGTTGGATGAGCCAATCTAGAGGTAATTACTATTATGCCTGTGAACTCTTAGCAGTAGCGGGTTCTATTGCTCTTGAAGCAAGTTTAAAAGGTAATGATCCAAATCTCAAAAAAGCCTTCCTTAGCAGTTCCGCAATGGCAGCGGGACTGGAAAGAGCTTCTTATTGTTCAGGTAAAAGATAGCTTCTTTTGAATTATGAAAACTAAGGCATGAAACATGAGGTGCTCAAAAGTTGTAAATGTTAGATTTTTGTTAATTACAATTCTTAATTTCACCTTTTGTACTTTTGATTCATCATTTACTCAATATGGACCTGGAAAGCCATCAATTCATGATCTAAGAATTAGTTCTAATTGTCCGTTCAACCTTCCCGTTTCATTGTATCCAACTACCAGTAAATTTTCGCAAATTATTGAGAGAGAAGGTTATACATCCGGTTACAGCAATTTTTACAAAACATCCCTCTGGGTTTGTGAAGAGATAACTAAGGAAGAATTAATGGGAGATGCTAAAAGAAAAGATAGATTTCTATCTGAGCCTAATGTTCTACCAGGTAATAGAGCTGAGTTGTCGGATTATAAAAGCTCCGGATATGATCGTGGTCATTTGGCGGCAGCAGATAATTATAAGAATGATCAAAGATTGAATGATGAAACGTTTTTCTTATCGAATATTTCACCGCAAATTCATATTTTCAATGCTGGCATTTGGAAGAGATTGGAACAGCAAATTCGTGATTGGGTTAAGTTGCACGGAAAAATTTACGTAATCACAGGGCCTCTTTATTTAGAAAGAGGCCAAGAAGCTTTAGGATCTTTATCAAGGTTAAAATTTATTGGGAAGAATAAGGTCGCGGTTCCTTCTCACTTCTATAAAATTTTAGTGAAAGACGAAAAGGATATTTCTGTTTTAGCGTTTGTCATTCGTCACGAAGCATCTTCTTCGAAAGTGCAATTATATACATTTCTAACTTCTGTGGATTGGATAGAAGAGCATTCTGAAATTAATTTTCTTCCAGCATTACCTGTCACTGAGGAATATTTAGAAAGCAGGGTTGGCGAGTTTTGGTAAAAGATTTCGCTCTTCAATCATTTAAGATTTGGTATTGAAGATTGATCGAGTAACGATTTGAACCGACATTCGTTCAAATAGTTCCCTGAGTAATAAATTTAAATTTCATTTCCAGATTTGTAGCAATCGTTTCAATTTAAAAATATTTCCTAATTCTTTATTTCTTTTTGACATATTTGTCTCGGAAGTTCGCATTAGATTCAGTAGTGGATCGCGTAACGCATTCTTTTTTGAGCGTTATTTATTCTTGATTCATGTCCCCATAGGGATGTATAGGTATGCGACAAAATAAAAAAGTTCCAATCGCCATAATCGTTTTAATAGCCTCTTTCTTTTTCATTGCCTGGAATCCATTACGCCCCATTTTGAATTACTTTGCTTCCGTGTTTTCCGGTGGAGAAACTAGTATTCCACTTCCTTTACCGAATATCCAAATTGGGATAACAGGAAAGCCAAGTTTATCTTTGGGCGTCCAAGTCCCTCCAGGAGCTGGAGATTTAGTACCCTCGATTACAATCGATTATACAGCGAGTGGAACTCAGTCTATTTTGGGAAGTGGCTGGAATTTAGGAGGATTTCCGAGAATTTTAAAAAATCCTAATTTAGGAATCCACTTTGGGGCAACCGACGGTTATAGCTCAAGTCTTTTGGGAGAATTGATTGAGACAAGCGCGAGCGGTGTGTACCGATCCAAGATGGAATCTTTCTATAAGATTAAATTAGATGGAAACGTTTGGGTTTTCCAAGATAAATCTGGAATTACTTACGAATATGGTAGAAATGATGCTAACGGTTCCGGATCAATCATCTTAAGTAATGGGGTTGCTATTACTTCCTATTTAGATAAGGTCAGAGATTCCTTTGGAAATGGCTATGATATCATTTACAGTTCAGACACTGCTATTTCTGACGAACCTCTTCCTCAAGAAATCAAATATGCCAGAGGAAACGGTAGGATCGTTTTTTCCTATAAAGACCGCTCTAGTGGTTTCCGGGAACAGATCTTCTATCTTACGAAAGCTGCCTTTAGAAAGAAACTTCTAGATAAAATAGAAGTGTATGCTAAAGATTCGAACGGTTCGGAACAGCTAATTGAAACATACGATTTAAACTATGATACTACAGATCGAGGGCCTATCTTATCTTCCTTCGAAAGGGAGAATTATAAACCAATCAATTTCTCTTATACAGAAAGAACGACTCAGGTCAATCTATTCAATTCGAACGGAAAGAATTATGATGTTTCTTTTCAAGCTATGAATCCAAATGTTCAATCCAGCTGCGCTGCTACGCAGTCAGCCTGTTTGTGCACTGCAGTCCCTGGTTGTTTGGCACAGACATTGGGGTATGCTAAGCTTTTATGTGCACAAGGAATTGCTTCTTATCAAAACGTTTGCACTTATGGGGTAACTTCAACATTCGTTGCTCCAGCAGATACGGACGGGGACGGTTCTCCGGAATTGGTAAAAATTACAGGAAGCATGACGAATCAAAAGTTCTCGGTTTCCAAGTTATCTGAATGGGAAGCTACTACTAGTAATCCAATTTCTACAAACACTGCCACTGTTGGGGAACATATTGGAATTACAAGTATAGGGAAAATACTCCCAGGTGATTTTAATGGAGACGGAAAGAGCGATTTTCTCATTTTAAAGAATAACGGAGAAGCCCTAAAAGTTTATTATGGGCCTAATTTCAGTTCTGCATCATATTCAAATATAACCGCTCAAAATTTAAGTTCTGGATCCTCAATTTCCAAACATTTCGTTCTTGATGTAAATGGAGACGGCAAAACAGATTTTATCCAAGCCGACAATAATAACAACCTACTTGTATATACTTCTACTGGCTCTGGGTTTCAAAAAATCCAAACATTAACCATTTCTCCTTATGGAACTTCGTTCCAACAGTTTGTGGATTTGGACCGAAATGGAGTCCCCGATTTTGTAAGGATCAACGATTCCACTTCCCAGGAGCTTATTGTAACCTTTTTGGATTTCCAAAATGGGTTACTTAAAATAATAGAAACGAATAAAATTTCAAGAACCGATTTCGGTAACAAGGGTGACCAGTTCTTTTCAGACTTAAACGGAGACGGATATCTGGACTTTGCATTTTTTTCTATGCCAGGTAACCAAGGAAGTATCTCTTATTATCCATTTACGGGGAGAACTTTTTTAACAAATGGAGCAAGTCCTCTTCAAACTATCAACGTTAATGGAGCGTTTGCCAATAAAGAGTCTGGTTCAAGTTCCAATACGGTTTATGTAGAGGCTGATCTTTCTGGAGATGGAGTGAAAGACAGAATATCTTATGATAATACCGACCTTTCCAACTCATTTTTTAATGTAGAAATTTATGACTCGATGAATTCCAAATACCTAACTGCTTTCAAGGTATATTGGAACCAAGATGTTTCTAAAGATTTGAATGGAGATGGCGCTTTAGATACTCTTAGAGCTAATGTAACGAGCATAGATCAGACTGATTCGAATGGCGTAGTAACAACTGTTACTACCTATAAGTTTATCGTCACGATTGCTAACGCAAGTTCCTATGATGTAGCCATAGATTTAGATTCCTATATACCTTCCACTTCCAGTAGTGGGGATTCGAGTTCTATTTCTTATTTTAATTGGAGGAATCGAAAAGACTTCATAGACCTAAATGGAGATAATAAAGCTGACTTCTTGAGATATGATGCTGCGAACGGTGTTTTGGCGGTTTCTTATGCGAAATCGGATTCGAATGGGTATGTTACTTATTCGGAAAATGGAGACGATAGCTGGACTACGGGCGGATACTTCCTATCGCTCGATACAAACTCAGATGGTAAGCCGGAGATTTTAGGATTAAAGGGGAATAAAGTAAATCTTCAGACTTCCGTTTCGAGTAGCGCTCCTGGAATATCGAGCATCGCTTACAGAAGTTTTCCTTATGAATCCAGTTTAGAATTGCATTATATTCGATTCAATCAAGCACTTCCAAGCGGGCTTCTTTCGAACGTTGAAAATGGATCGTATTCCTCTCAGGGTAATGTAAAATTAAATTTAGAATATCAACTTTCGAAAAATCATCCGGGAGCAATTCAGCCGAGTTTGTATAATTCTTCTTTTCCTCAATTTATTCCATTTGGGGGAGCCGATTATCTAACTACGAAGTTAACTCAAAAAACCGGGGATACTATTTTAAGTTCGGGAACTTATTCATATTCGTTTGCCAGATTTTACTTAGGAGGTTTTCGAAACTCTACCTACATCGGTTTCCAGAAAATGACTCAGACCGATTCGATTTTGAATCAAACGATAGAGATAGAATACAATCCAAGTTTTATTGAGATGTCCGGAAGACCTACATATCAAAAGATTAAAAAGAATGGAATTTTACTTTCTGAATCTACATGGAGTTATAATAAATCTTCTTCAATCTTTGGGGGAGTTTTAGTATTACCTGGAGATACTTCTGAGATAAAATACCAAGCAGGGAACATTTTCTCTTCTTCATTAATTTCGAAAACCTACGATTCTTACGGAAATATTTTAAACAAAGTAACATCCATAAATGGAACGATATTGTCAGAAAAGACAACGTATCTAAATGACTGGAGCCAAAGCATTTTAGGAAAACCGACTGAAATTCAGCTGTTTAAGGATGGAGAATTACTATCTGATAAGAAGTTTAATTATTCCGGTCGATTAGTATCTGAAGTTCGAGAATTGGTTTCCGATGGAGTTTGGAAAAGCCAATATATTCAGGCTTACGATGAATATGGAAATCCAACTTCGGTTCTTGATTCTAATGGGAATACAAATTTAATAGAATATGATTCTATAGTATTTAAGTATCCAATTAAGATTACCAATTCCCTTGGCCATATTTCTTTAAAAGAATATAATTTAACCACTGGATTGGAAGTTTCTAACACTAATCCTAATGGATCTGTATCGAAAACCGAATATGATATTTTTGGTAGAGCAACCTTAAGCTATCTTCCGGGAGAATCGGAGTGGTCTGAGAAGGTAGGGTATGAAAATACAGGGGACTTAGAGAATAAGCTAGTAAGAAAGACTTTTCGCAGAAGTAACGGCCAAAGTTGGCAGGAAGAATCTAACAATATAATTACTGGAATCACTAAAAAACGAAGCAGTTTAGTGAACGGATATGTGCTTGTGGAAGAAACATACAGTAATCCTCAAGGGCAAACTGTAAAGAAAGTGGATTCTTATTTAGAAGGATCAAACCCGTTTTCTTGGACGAGTTTTACTTATGATGCTGAAGGAAATATGATCCTTTCTGAAAGGAATGATGGATCTTCTACTTCAGTTTCTGTAGCAGGGTTGACTACCACAGTGAAAGAGTCGAATGGCGGTAATGTTATTCGAGAAAATATTGAAGTAAAAAATTCCTTAGGGCAAACTGTATCTTCTATACAACAAGGAAAAACCACTCAATATAAGTATGCATCGAATGGTCAAATTTCTCAAATCATAGATCCAGAAAATGGGATTACTTACATCCAGAGTGATTTTGCTGGGAGAAAAATAAAAGTCATTAGCCCGGATTCGGGGATAACCCAATACATATACGATTCCAATTCAGGAAATCTTCAAGAACGAAGGTTAGCGAGTGGTTCTAAAATCCAATATTCCTATGATGTATTAGGCAGAGTTACGCAAATAACAGGAATTGGTCCTCAAGGAGAAACGGTAGATCAAGTTTATGAATATGATAGTCCGTCTGCAGCGAATGGAATTGGTCGTTTAACTAAAGTAACCGATCCTTTAGGAACTACTGAATTTGAATATAATGCCTGGGGTAACCAAACACTTCTTAAGAAACATCTTTCAGAAGAAGACTTAACCTTTATAATTCAAAAGAAATATAATCTTCAAGGCCAAGTCGAAGAATTTACTTATCCGGAAGGAAGTATTGTCAAAAATCTCTATTCTGAAGCCGGTTACCTTTCTGCTGTGACTTTGACTCCGGGAGATGGTAGCGGTTCCGATTTTCCAGTAGTTCAATACGCCGGACCTACGGTAGAAGATGGGCTTTTGAAGATTCAGAGAATTTTGGGAAATGGAGTTAGTACAAATATTTATTATAATCCAGTGAAGAAAAATCTGGTTCGTATCCAAACAAGTAAAGACTCAGATTCTTACCAAGATTTGAATTACAGTTATAATGATTATGGAAACTATTCATCAATAACCGATAATAAAAATCCAGTTCGGTCTCAAAGTTTCTCCTATGATTCAATCGGTCGTCTTATTTCTGCTACCGGAGTTTATGGAACAGAAATATACCAATATTCTGATTCAGGTAGGCTTCTTAAAAAAGGGAATTTGACTTATTCCTATTCGAATAGTTTGCATAAAAATGCAGCTACGGATGTTAGTGGAAATGGTCTTTCTTATCATTACGTTTATGATAGCGCAGGAAATGTAGTTAATAAAAACGATGAATCGTTTTCTTACAATCCTTTCCAAAAATTGAAACAAGTGGATACTGCTAACGGGGAGACGGTCAAGTTTGATTACGATTTTACCGGAACACGTATTCGAAAAACCAGAAGTAGTGATGGAACTAAGACGATTACATTGGGTGGGATTTATGAAATCGTTTTAACTCCAGGAAAGTCTCCGCAGCATACTCTATATTTCAAAGGAAATTCCGGAGATTTAGTCGGTCAGTGGTCAAGACAGAACCCAGATCTAATTTCTTACGGAAATCAAGAACTCGTAGCTTCTTCGGGGCTCGGATCTCCTTGGAATACGTATCTATGGCAATCGAAGGATATTGTTATTCGAGGAATTAAGTATCTGCTTTTCGTTCCTGGGGCAAATATCGCATTTTTATATATTACAGTATTTTTAGGTGTCGCGTTCGCGTTACTTTCATTTGGCGACGGACTTTGGAAATTAACGATCAAGTTTATTACACCTATTTTGATAATCTCCTTTTCTAACTGTTCCATCGCTTTACCAGGAAGCAACGGTAATGCCCCCTGGACAATGGCACCTTACATAGATCCTGGAGCAACAGGGATTGGAAGCCCTTACGAACCTGGCTCTGGGGCAGGAATACCAATAACTGGATTTCTATTTCTACATCCGGATCATTTAGGATCTATCGTTATGGCAACTGATGGATCGGGAAATCGAGTCACAGGCGGAGTCCAATCCGGAGCATCTCACGTTTCATATAAACCTTACGGAGAAATTCAAAGAGATGATTCTTTCGGTCCTGATGTATTTAGATATAAGTATACATCCCAAGAAGAAGACCGAGAGACTGGATTATATTATTATAAAGCGAGATATTACGATCCGATACTCGGTAGATTTTTACAAGCGGACTCTGTAATCGATGGAAGTCGTCCAACAGGAATGGATCTTTATGCCTATGCAGAGGGAAATCCGATAAGTTACACAGATCCAAGTGGTCACAGTATTCTCAGTTCTTGGCTAAGTAGTAATGGTTTAGGCTTTTTAAATTTCAGTTTAACACTTAGCAGCGCAATGTTGATCTTGAATCCAGTGGGAGCCATAGGCACAGCTCTTGGCGGAGTAATAGCTGGGGGCGCTGCAGGATCGGCCGCTGCTATGATAGCTGGATCTACGCTCTTGGGCGCAGCTGCATTAGGAGCGGGCGGAGCGGCAATGGGTTCGGTCGTTGGAGGAAGCACTGCTCTTGGGTTAGGTTTAGCCTCTGGAATAATTGGC includes:
- a CDS encoding transposase translates to MEELNYNYELIEKEFWEQMIEPILNPIKKKVKESIYKQDGRPKSDDRMIFSALIYRAIFKISWKKIPESFGSRSVIHSRFKVWSESGRLLKVKKAVCGFYEIDGIKLDWTYLEGKRVKTSVDNDPKGKSKKKL
- a CDS encoding helix-turn-helix domain-containing protein, translating into MRIEKKLTQEAISGLAMGVRTYQKIESGVNAPNLESIFLIATALGVHPKELLNVSIASEEKSRKK
- a CDS encoding DNA/RNA non-specific endonuclease, with translation MLITILNFTFCTFDSSFTQYGPGKPSIHDLRISSNCPFNLPVSLYPTTSKFSQIIEREGYTSGYSNFYKTSLWVCEEITKEELMGDAKRKDRFLSEPNVLPGNRAELSDYKSSGYDRGHLAAADNYKNDQRLNDETFFLSNISPQIHIFNAGIWKRLEQQIRDWVKLHGKIYVITGPLYLERGQEALGSLSRLKFIGKNKVAVPSHFYKILVKDEKDISVLAFVIRHEASSSKVQLYTFLTSVDWIEEHSEINFLPALPVTEEYLESRVGEFW
- a CDS encoding RHS repeat-associated core domain-containing protein codes for the protein MRQNKKVPIAIIVLIASFFFIAWNPLRPILNYFASVFSGGETSIPLPLPNIQIGITGKPSLSLGVQVPPGAGDLVPSITIDYTASGTQSILGSGWNLGGFPRILKNPNLGIHFGATDGYSSSLLGELIETSASGVYRSKMESFYKIKLDGNVWVFQDKSGITYEYGRNDANGSGSIILSNGVAITSYLDKVRDSFGNGYDIIYSSDTAISDEPLPQEIKYARGNGRIVFSYKDRSSGFREQIFYLTKAAFRKKLLDKIEVYAKDSNGSEQLIETYDLNYDTTDRGPILSSFERENYKPINFSYTERTTQVNLFNSNGKNYDVSFQAMNPNVQSSCAATQSACLCTAVPGCLAQTLGYAKLLCAQGIASYQNVCTYGVTSTFVAPADTDGDGSPELVKITGSMTNQKFSVSKLSEWEATTSNPISTNTATVGEHIGITSIGKILPGDFNGDGKSDFLILKNNGEALKVYYGPNFSSASYSNITAQNLSSGSSISKHFVLDVNGDGKTDFIQADNNNNLLVYTSTGSGFQKIQTLTISPYGTSFQQFVDLDRNGVPDFVRINDSTSQELIVTFLDFQNGLLKIIETNKISRTDFGNKGDQFFSDLNGDGYLDFAFFSMPGNQGSISYYPFTGRTFLTNGASPLQTINVNGAFANKESGSSSNTVYVEADLSGDGVKDRISYDNTDLSNSFFNVEIYDSMNSKYLTAFKVYWNQDVSKDLNGDGALDTLRANVTSIDQTDSNGVVTTVTTYKFIVTIANASSYDVAIDLDSYIPSTSSSGDSSSISYFNWRNRKDFIDLNGDNKADFLRYDAANGVLAVSYAKSDSNGYVTYSENGDDSWTTGGYFLSLDTNSDGKPEILGLKGNKVNLQTSVSSSAPGISSIAYRSFPYESSLELHYIRFNQALPSGLLSNVENGSYSSQGNVKLNLEYQLSKNHPGAIQPSLYNSSFPQFIPFGGADYLTTKLTQKTGDTILSSGTYSYSFARFYLGGFRNSTYIGFQKMTQTDSILNQTIEIEYNPSFIEMSGRPTYQKIKKNGILLSESTWSYNKSSSIFGGVLVLPGDTSEIKYQAGNIFSSSLISKTYDSYGNILNKVTSINGTILSEKTTYLNDWSQSILGKPTEIQLFKDGELLSDKKFNYSGRLVSEVRELVSDGVWKSQYIQAYDEYGNPTSVLDSNGNTNLIEYDSIVFKYPIKITNSLGHISLKEYNLTTGLEVSNTNPNGSVSKTEYDIFGRATLSYLPGESEWSEKVGYENTGDLENKLVRKTFRRSNGQSWQEESNNIITGITKKRSSLVNGYVLVEETYSNPQGQTVKKVDSYLEGSNPFSWTSFTYDAEGNMILSERNDGSSTSVSVAGLTTTVKESNGGNVIRENIEVKNSLGQTVSSIQQGKTTQYKYASNGQISQIIDPENGITYIQSDFAGRKIKVISPDSGITQYIYDSNSGNLQERRLASGSKIQYSYDVLGRVTQITGIGPQGETVDQVYEYDSPSAANGIGRLTKVTDPLGTTEFEYNAWGNQTLLKKHLSEEDLTFIIQKKYNLQGQVEEFTYPEGSIVKNLYSEAGYLSAVTLTPGDGSGSDFPVVQYAGPTVEDGLLKIQRILGNGVSTNIYYNPVKKNLVRIQTSKDSDSYQDLNYSYNDYGNYSSITDNKNPVRSQSFSYDSIGRLISATGVYGTEIYQYSDSGRLLKKGNLTYSYSNSLHKNAATDVSGNGLSYHYVYDSAGNVVNKNDESFSYNPFQKLKQVDTANGETVKFDYDFTGTRIRKTRSSDGTKTITLGGIYEIVLTPGKSPQHTLYFKGNSGDLVGQWSRQNPDLISYGNQELVASSGLGSPWNTYLWQSKDIVIRGIKYLLFVPGANIAFLYITVFLGVAFALLSFGDGLWKLTIKFITPILIISFSNCSIALPGSNGNAPWTMAPYIDPGATGIGSPYEPGSGAGIPITGFLFLHPDHLGSIVMATDGSGNRVTGGVQSGASHVSYKPYGEIQRDDSFGPDVFRYKYTSQEEDRETGLYYYKARYYDPILGRFLQADSVIDGSRPTGMDLYAYAEGNPISYTDPSGHSILSSWLSSNGLGFLNFSLTLSSAMLILNPVGAIGTALGGVIAGGAAGSAAAMIAGSTLLGAAALGAGGAAMGSVVGGSTALGLGLASGIIGGSSALFGSSALVVAGVGAAVVVGSTALLASSAAAIVGAAGLVIGGVALIQATVLAAAAAVIGVSVVLMAAALAMTVAGAAIIAGLFALGVASMLVFSALAMAVGVALLASAAVPILLYTGLGVGILAAGSVLSPFTFQAYIVGGYSKSSLNHLRWNEKNARIAGCYAAAVSFAVTAGSIAFFGMPGLGVMPGNVPVFGSFNYISSVPLFETSITLSKILQFYSGGSAGYNLSQGNYLESFINTIDIFSPIPVGLIVKGAEATGNTCGGSL